A stretch of Gemmatimonadota bacterium DNA encodes these proteins:
- the pilM gene encoding type IV pilus assembly protein PilM, protein MALFGRKKTSVGLDIGSGLIKVAVVDHSKSQPELVRVAITPLLADAIVEGEIMDPGIVADAITSCLAAAGVTSKAVVTAVGGRDVIIKKIQIERVKEQQARELMRWEAEQHVPFDMESVELDFQILDPAGTDEQMSVLLVAAKRELVEAKVRVLTDAGLSAAAVDVDAFALHNAFELNHPDAMSGIVALVNIGHEVTNINIVEDGVPVLTRDLTVGTRRFREDLQRDRGVGSEEAAAMLQGYDRSEHLDAVFESRGEEIAVGIERAAAFLASSSRSGSQVSAVYVCGGGSRAPGLLDALATRLRLRVEPASPLANLVVRDGAFEGLVTDEVAPLMMLPIGLALRQPA, encoded by the coding sequence ATGGCGCTTTTCGGACGCAAGAAGACATCCGTCGGTCTCGACATCGGCTCGGGCCTCATCAAGGTCGCGGTCGTGGACCACTCCAAGTCGCAACCGGAGCTCGTCCGGGTGGCGATCACGCCGCTGCTCGCGGACGCGATCGTCGAGGGCGAGATCATGGACCCCGGCATCGTGGCCGACGCGATCACGAGCTGCCTTGCGGCGGCGGGCGTGACGTCGAAGGCCGTGGTCACGGCGGTCGGCGGTCGCGACGTGATCATCAAGAAGATCCAGATCGAGCGCGTGAAGGAGCAGCAGGCGCGCGAGCTCATGCGCTGGGAAGCCGAGCAGCACGTGCCGTTCGACATGGAATCGGTGGAACTGGACTTCCAGATCCTCGACCCGGCCGGGACGGACGAGCAGATGAGCGTGCTGCTGGTCGCGGCGAAGCGCGAGCTCGTGGAGGCGAAGGTGCGCGTGCTGACGGACGCCGGGTTGTCGGCGGCCGCGGTGGATGTGGACGCCTTCGCGCTGCACAACGCGTTCGAACTCAATCATCCCGACGCGATGTCGGGGATCGTTGCACTGGTGAACATCGGCCACGAGGTGACGAACATCAACATCGTCGAGGACGGCGTGCCGGTGCTGACGCGCGACCTGACGGTGGGGACGCGCCGGTTCCGCGAGGACCTGCAGCGCGACCGCGGCGTGGGCTCGGAGGAGGCGGCGGCGATGCTCCAGGGCTATGACCGCTCGGAGCATCTCGATGCGGTGTTCGAATCGCGCGGCGAGGAGATCGCTGTGGGCATCGAGCGTGCGGCGGCCTTCCTCGCCTCGTCCTCGCGCTCCGGCTCGCAGGTTAGCGCCGTGTACGTCTGCGGCGGCGGCTCGCGCGCGCCGGGCCTGCTCGACGCGCTCGCGACGCGGCTGCGGCTGCGTGTGGAGCCGGCGAGCCCGTTGGCGAACCTCGTGGTCCGTGACGGAGCCTTCGAGG
- a CDS encoding prepilin-type N-terminal cleavage/methylation domain-containing protein: MRSRRGVSLVEVLVASALLAVGVSGALSALVTAARLRQRASVREAVTRRVEARLAWFTLQGCASVDTVVVDASAAIEERWRVTRSGAVARLDGRARSVDGGRPVRVALVHERRCP, encoded by the coding sequence ATGCGATCACGGCGTGGGGTCTCACTGGTGGAAGTGCTCGTCGCGTCGGCGCTCCTCGCCGTCGGGGTGAGCGGCGCGCTCAGCGCGCTCGTGACCGCGGCGAGACTCCGCCAGCGCGCGAGCGTGCGCGAAGCGGTCACGCGCCGGGTGGAGGCGCGCCTCGCCTGGTTCACCCTGCAGGGGTGCGCGTCCGTGGATACGGTGGTCGTCGACGCGAGCGCCGCGATCGAGGAACGATGGCGGGTGACGCGCTCGGGCGCGGTGGCGCGTCTCGACGGGCGCGCCCGTTCCGTCGACGGCGGCCGTCCCGTGCGCGTCGCGCTCGTGCACGAGCGGCGCTGCCCATGA
- a CDS encoding prepilin-type N-terminal cleavage/methylation domain-containing protein, with amino-acid sequence MSNKKGFTLIELLIVVVIIGILAAIAIPKFANTKEKAYLTAMKSDLRNLVTAEEAYFAEWATYTSALSTTSYRSSTGVTLGTITPTTGGFSASVSYPGGTTKTCQITVGSGTRDGEPVCDS; translated from the coding sequence CTGAGCAACAAGAAGGGCTTCACCCTGATCGAGCTTCTGATCGTCGTCGTCATCATCGGCATCCTGGCCGCGATCGCGATCCCGAAGTTCGCGAACACGAAGGAGAAGGCGTACCTCACGGCCATGAAGTCCGACCTCCGTAACCTCGTGACGGCCGAAGAGGCCTACTTCGCCGAGTGGGCGACGTACACGAGCGCGCTGTCGACGACCTCGTACCGCAGCTCGACGGGCGTGACGCTCGGCACCATCACCCCGACGACGGGCGGCTTCTCGGCCTCGGTCTCGTACCCGGGTGGCACGACCAAGACCTGCCAGATCACGGTGGGCTCGGGCACGCGCGATGGCGAGCCGGTCTGCGACTCCTGA
- a CDS encoding glycosyltransferase family 2 protein, whose protein sequence is MNQLTPNSIASIPGPRIRGRTPLPAAELVLSVLIPVYNERNTIDRILDEVHQVPVRKQIICVDDCSSDGTRERLLELKAAGRIDILEFHEVNRGKGAAIRTALKASTGNVVIVQDADLEYDPNDWPGLLEPIIDGRADAVFGSRFLGGPHRVLYFWHSVGNTVLTLFSNMLSDLNLTDMETCYKAIRGDLARSLHLTSDRFGFEPEVTARLAQVKARIFEVPISYSGRTYAEGKKIGWRDGVAAIGHIIRYNLSR, encoded by the coding sequence ATGAACCAGTTGACGCCCAATTCGATCGCCTCGATCCCCGGGCCGCGCATCCGCGGCCGCACGCCGCTCCCCGCCGCGGAGCTCGTGCTCTCGGTACTGATCCCCGTGTACAACGAGCGGAACACCATCGACCGGATCCTCGACGAGGTGCACCAGGTCCCGGTGCGCAAGCAGATCATCTGCGTCGACGACTGCTCGAGCGACGGCACGCGCGAGCGGTTGCTGGAGCTGAAGGCCGCGGGGCGTATCGACATCCTCGAGTTCCACGAGGTGAACCGCGGGAAGGGCGCGGCGATCCGGACCGCGCTCAAGGCGAGCACCGGCAACGTCGTCATCGTGCAGGATGCCGACCTCGAGTACGACCCCAACGACTGGCCCGGACTGCTCGAGCCGATCATCGACGGTCGCGCCGACGCGGTCTTCGGATCGCGCTTCCTCGGCGGACCCCACCGCGTGCTCTACTTCTGGCACTCGGTGGGCAACACGGTGCTCACGCTCTTCAGCAACATGCTCTCCGACCTGAACCTCACGGACATGGAGACCTGCTACAAGGCGATCCGCGGGGATCTCGCGCGCTCGCTCCACCTCACGTCGGACCGGTTCGGGTTCGAGCCGGAGGTCACCGCACGCCTCGCGCAGGTGAAGGCGCGCATCTTCGAGGTGCCGATCTCGTACTCTGGCCGCACGTATGCCGAGGGGAAGAAGATCGGCTGGCGCGACGGCGTCGCCGCCATCGGCCACATCATCCGCTACAACCTCTCGCGATGA
- a CDS encoding sigma-54-dependent Fis family transcriptional regulator: protein MSDRPTSPSVLIVDDESGILQTLEILLRAEGFTPHVAHGGKAALEKLQTLSPDIVLSDVRMPQVTGVEVLAAAKAKDPDVPVILMTAQATLQTAMQAVNEGAFYYIQKPFRNDELLAILRRAAEHRMLRVENTVLKKEIRKRERRGAGAPVGQNRAWLDVLRLAEAVAPTESTVLVTGESGTGKEVVARYIHDLSGRADSTFQSINCGALPEGLLESELFGHVKGSFTGATRDKQGLFTAAGGGTFFLDEIGETTPATQVKLLRVLQHREVIPVGATEPIPIDTRIIAATNRDLEEEIKRGNFRRDLFYRLNVISVHLPPLRERRDDIVLLAEGFLQRSGEQRQEAPKRLGDDAVEAMLSYAWPGNVRELENALERAVILSTGTTIGVAALPERVSERQSEPLVAERATPNPTLETIERAYILFVLQAEQGNKTRAAEMLGIDPSTLHRKLARYGVEA from the coding sequence GTGAGCGACCGTCCCACGTCCCCGTCCGTGCTCATCGTCGATGACGAGTCCGGCATCCTGCAGACCCTCGAGATCCTCCTGCGCGCGGAGGGCTTCACCCCGCATGTGGCGCACGGCGGCAAGGCCGCGCTCGAGAAGCTCCAGACGCTCTCGCCAGACATCGTGCTGAGCGACGTCCGGATGCCGCAGGTCACCGGCGTGGAGGTCCTCGCGGCCGCGAAGGCGAAGGACCCCGATGTGCCAGTGATCCTCATGACGGCGCAGGCGACGCTGCAGACCGCGATGCAGGCGGTCAACGAGGGAGCGTTCTACTACATCCAGAAGCCGTTCCGGAACGACGAGTTGCTCGCGATCCTGCGCCGCGCCGCCGAGCACCGGATGCTGCGCGTGGAGAACACGGTCCTCAAGAAGGAGATCCGCAAGCGGGAGCGTCGGGGTGCCGGCGCGCCGGTGGGACAGAACCGGGCATGGCTCGACGTGCTGCGGCTCGCGGAGGCGGTCGCGCCAACGGAGTCGACCGTGCTCGTGACGGGCGAGTCGGGCACGGGCAAAGAGGTCGTGGCGCGCTACATCCACGACCTCTCGGGGCGCGCGGACTCGACCTTCCAGTCGATCAACTGCGGGGCGCTCCCCGAGGGGCTGCTGGAGAGCGAACTGTTCGGCCACGTGAAGGGATCGTTCACCGGGGCGACCCGCGACAAGCAGGGGCTCTTCACCGCCGCGGGCGGCGGCACGTTCTTCCTCGACGAGATCGGCGAGACGACGCCGGCGACGCAGGTGAAGCTGCTCCGCGTGCTGCAGCATCGCGAGGTGATTCCGGTGGGCGCGACGGAACCGATCCCCATCGATACGCGCATCATCGCGGCGACGAACCGCGACCTCGAGGAGGAGATCAAGCGCGGCAACTTCCGTCGCGACCTGTTCTACCGTCTGAACGTGATCTCGGTGCACCTGCCGCCGTTGCGCGAGCGGCGCGACGACATCGTGCTCCTCGCGGAGGGGTTCCTGCAGCGCTCGGGCGAACAGCGGCAGGAGGCACCCAAGCGCCTGGGGGACGACGCGGTGGAGGCGATGCTCTCGTACGCGTGGCCCGGCAACGTGCGTGAACTCGAGAACGCGCTGGAGCGCGCGGTGATCCTCTCGACGGGGACGACGATCGGCGTTGCCGCGCTGCCCGAGCGGGTGAGTGAGCGGCAGAGCGAGCCGCTGGTGGCCGAGCGCGCGACGCCCAACCCGACGCTCGAGACGATCGAGCGCGCCTACATCCTGTTCGTCCTGCAGGCGGAGCAGGGGAACAAGACGCGGGCGGCGGAGATGCTGGGTATCGACCCGTCGACGCTGCATCGCAAGCTCGCGCGCTACGGGGTCGAGGCGTGA